A region of the Jatrophihabitans sp. genome:
AGCGTCCTGGCCAGCTCCCGCTGGGTCTCTGACTGCTCGGCCAGGCTCAGCTCGGCGGTCTTGATCACGATCTGCCGGGTCGCGCCGGAGCCCACTTCCTGGGCCGCGCTCTCGGACGGGTGGCCGGTCTCCTCAAGCGCGCGCTCGACCTGCTGGGTCGTGAGCGAGGTGTTGGAGGCCTTGATCTGGAACTGCGTGCCGCCCTTGAAGTCGATCCCGACGTTGAAGCCGCGGACGGCCATGCTCAGCACGCAGATGATCAGCAACACCAGCGAGGCGAAGTACCAGCGCTTGCGGGTGCCGATGAAGTTGAAGTTGGTCTCGCCCCGGTAAAGCCGAGTGAGGATGCTCATCAGCTGTCGTCCCGCCCACTCTGGTTGTCGGCTTGTCGTTGCAGGCCTCGTCGAGCCGCGGCGCGCTCGGCCGCGGTGGCGCCGGTGGCCGTGGTGGCGCCGGTGGCGCCGGTGGCCGGCTTGACGCCTCCGGCCGGCGCCTGGGACCGGCTCGGCCCGGCTTGGGTGGCGGGCACGGCCGGCGGTCGGTCCTCGGTCTCCATCGCGGTGGCGGTGCGCGCCGGCTCGGCCGCGCGACGACCGCCGCCCTTGGTCAGGGTCACCGGAGCGGCGCCCGCTCCGGCCATGGCCAGCTGCGGCTCGGGAAGGTTGCGGGTCGCGATGCCGCCGGAGCGCGCCTGGTCCAGGCCGGTGAACTTGGCCGAGCCGAACGCCGAGCTACGGGAGAACAGCGACACCAGCGGATGGGTGAAGAGGAACACCACGATCAAGTCGATCACCGTGGACAGGCCGAGGGTGAACGCGAAGCCCTTCACCTCACCGGCCGCGAAGTAGTAGAGCGTCGCGGCGGCCAGGAAGGAGACCGTGTCGGCCGACAGGATGGTGCGCCGGGATCGGTCCCACGCCCGCGGAATCGCGGTCCGGGCGGTCCTGCCTTCGTGCACCTCGTCCTTTATTCGTTCGAAGAAGACCACGAACGAGTCGGCGGTGATGCCGACCGCCACGATGAAGCCGGCGATGCCGGCCAGGGTGAGCGTGAACCCGATCTGCTCGCCCAGGATCACCAGCATCGCGTAGGTCAGGCCGCCCGAGACCGCCAGCGAGACGATCGTGACCAGTCCCAGCGCCCGGTAGTAGAGCAGCGAGTAGATCACCACCAGGAACAGCCCGATCCCGCCCGCGAGCAGGCCGGCCTTCATCTGGTCGGTGCCCAGCGTCGGCGAGATCGAGGTGGCGGACTGCTGGACGAAGTTCAGCGGCAGCGCGCCGTACTTCAGCGAGTTGGCCAGGTTGGTCGCCGAGGTCTCATCGAAGTTGCCGCTGATCTCGGTGGTGCCGGCGATGGTGCTCTGGATGGTGGAGGCGACGATCACCTTGGTGTCGAGGGTGTCGGCGACCTGGTTGCCGATGTCGTTGGGGCTGACCGTCACGTTGTGCTTGGCGGTGTAGGCAGCCCAGGCCGCCTGGCCCTTGGGCTTGAGGTCCAGGCTGACCGTCCAGCTCAGCTGGCCCTGGGTGGTGCCCGGGGCCTGGGCGGCCGCGGTCTTGACCTCGGTGCCGGCCACGATCACCGGGCCGAGCAGGTACTTGGTCTGGTTGGCCTCGTCGCAGGTGATCACCGGCTTGGCCGGCACGTCCAACGGCTTGGTGGTGTCGTTGCAGGGCCAAGCGTCGATGGCGGCCCTGAGCTTGGCCTGCTTGTCGGCAGGCAGCGCGGCGAGGGCCTGCGGGGTGACCGGCGGGGTGAAGCCGAGCTGCTTCCACTGGTCGACCGGCGCGGTCGGGTCTGCCGGGGCGGCGCCGGACCCGGACGGCGACGGCGCGGCCGATCCGCTCGGCGACGCCTGGGAGGACGGGGTGGCCGAGGGCGCCGACGCGGTGGCCGAGGGCGCCGGTGAGGTGGTGGCGGCGGCGCGCGGCACGATCCGGCCGCGCGGCGAGGGCGAGGTGGAGGCCGAGCCTGATCCGGCCGGCTTGGCGGTGGTGCTGGGCTTGGCGGTGGTGCTGGGCTTGGCGCTGCCGCTCGGGGCGGCGCTGCCGGAGGCCGACGCCGACGGGGTGGCCGAGCCGGAGCCCGACGGCGGGGTCGCGGGGGCGGCCGGAACCGGCTCCATCAACAGCGGGCGCATCTGCAGCAAGGCGGTGCCGCCGACGTCTTTGATGTCATTGGCGCCGGCGCCGGGCACCGAGACCACGATGCGGTCGCTGCCCTGGGTGACCACCTCGGCTGACGAGACGCCCAACCCGTTGACGCGGTTGGAGATGATCTGGCGCGCCTGGTCCATCGACGCCTTGGTCGGGGGTTTGCCGTTGGTGGTCTGCGCCTTCAGGATGACCTGCGCGCCGCCCTCCAGGTCGAGCCCCAGCTTGGGCGTGCGGGGCTGGTTGGGCAGGAAGACGACGCCGTAAAGGACGACGAACAAACCCAGGAGCACTGCGAAATAACGCCCGACGCGCAGCGTTCCGGCCGATGGTGCCACGGAAATTGATCTCCTCATTCGTAACCACACGCCTGCCGAGCCCCCTCACGGGTGCAGGCGCCTCAGCCGATCACCGGTATTCTCCCCGGTTCCGGACTCGGCCGATAGTATGACCGATCGTCTTGCCGATTGCTCACCGCGACCGGCATATCGGACTAACTCGGGCTTGCGCCGTCTGCGCCGGGCGTGCGCCGCGGCTCCTTCTTCAACGACGGCCGCGCCGTGGCGCTGGCGTCTGAGGACCCGCGCTGCTGCTCCTCGGCCCCGACGATCGGCTCGCGGTACTGCTCGGGAAGCTCGCTGACCTCGCGCAGCGCCGCGATCTGCCAGCGCACCTCGACCCCGGGCGCGACGGACAGCAGCACGGTGCCGTCGGGGTTGACTGAGACAACCGTCCCGTACAGGCCGGAGGTGGTCATCACGTCGGTCCCGGCGGTGATCCGTTCCCGGCGGAGGTTGTCCGCCGCCGCGAGCCGCCGCTTGTTGCGGCGGGAGAACATCATCATCGCCAGGAACAGAAGAACCAGCAGGAGCAGGGGAAAGATCTCGGTCACTGTGCGAAATCCCAACTAGGTGGAGCCGGCCAGCAGGCGGTCTTGACTGCCTGGACGGCGGACTGAACGGTGAACTCGGACAGCATTCGGACAGGGTCTGCCCACTCCAACGTCACAGGTCGTCGAAAAGTGTCGCAGAGGCAGCGGTCGGTGGCCGCAGGCCGAGGTGGCGCCAGGCTTGCGCCGTGGCGACCCGGCCCCGGGGCGTGCGGGCCAGCAGCCCGGCTCGCACCAGAAACGGCTCGGCGACCTCCTGGACCGTCTCGATCTCCTCACCGACCGCGACCGCCAGGGTGCTCACGCCGACCGGGCCCCCACCGAAGCGGCGGACCAGCGCGTTCAGCACAGCCTTGTCCAGCCGGTCCAGGCCCATCTCGTCGACGTCGTAGACCCTCAGCGCCGCGTGGGCCACCTCGGCGGTGATCAGCCCGTCGGCGCGCACCTCGGCGAAGTCGCGCACCCGGCGCAGGAGCCGGTTGGCGATCCGGGGGGTGCCCCGGGACCGGCTGGCGATCTCGGCCCCGCCCTCTGGTGTGAGCCGGACGTCGAGCAGCCGGGCGGACCTGCTCAGCACCTGCTCCAACTCCAACGCCTCGTAGAAGTCCATGTGACCGGTGAAGCCGAACCGGTCCCGCAGCGGGCCGGTCAGCAGGCCGGCGCGGGTGGTGGCGCCGACCAGGGTGAAGGGCGCCAGCTCCAGCGGAATGGCGGTCGCGCCGGGGCCCTTGCCGACCATCACGTCGACCCGGAAGTCCTCCATCGCCATGTAGAGCAGTTCTTCGGCCGGGCGCGCGATCCGGTGGATCTCGTCAATGAACAGCACCTCGCCCTCGCCCAGGCTGGTCAGCAGCGCGGCCAGGTCACCGGCTCGCTCGATCGCCGGGCCGGAGGTCAGCCGGAACGGCGCGCCCAGCTCAGCGGCGATGATCATGGCCAGGCTGGTCTTGCCCAGGCCGGGCGGGCCGGACAGCAGCACGTGATCGGGCGGGCGGTTGCGGCGCAGCGCGCTCTCCAGCACCACCTGCAGCTGCTCGCGGACCTTCGGCTGGCCGACGAACTCGGTCAGCTGCCTGGGCCGCAGGCTGGCCTCGACCTCGGTCTCGTCGACGTCGGGAAACGGTGAGACGACGTCGCGGTCCTCGGTCATCGGCCGGCACCGCTCGTGGCGCGAGCGCTCATCGGGTCCGGCCCAGCAGCTGGATGGCACGGCGCAGGATGACCGCCACCTCGGGGTTGTCAGCGGACTCGGCGGCCACCTCCTCGATCGCTTCGGCGGCCTCCTTGCCGGTGAAGCCCAGGCCGGCCAGGGCATGCAGCACCTGGTCCTTCCACGGCGCGATCGCGGTGACGCCGGCCAGCTCGGCGCCGCCGTCCGAGCCGTTGATCGAGCCGATCCGGTCCCGCAGCTCGATGACGATCTTCTCCGCGCCCTTGCGCCCGATGCCGGGGACCTTGACCAGCGTGGCGAAGTCGCTGGTGGCGATCGCCCGGCGGACCTCGCGCGGCGGGTGGACCCCGAGGATCGTCTGGGCGAGCTTGGGACCGACCCCGTTGGCCGTCTGCAACAGCTCGAACAGGCCGCGCTCGTCGTCGTCGGCGAAGCCGTACAGGGTCAGCGAGTCCTCACGCACCACCAGGCTGGTCGCGAGCCTGGCGGTCTCGCCCACTCGCAACCTGGCCAGCGTGCCCGGCGAGCACGAGACGGCCAGGCCGACGCCGCCCACCTCGACGACGGCCCCGTCCGGCCCCAGGGCGGCCACCCGGCCGTGCACGCTGGCGATCATCGGCGCACTCCTATCGGCGGCGTCCCCACCGCTGGCTGACCCACTGCTGTCTGGCCGGCCCGCCTGACGCGGGCCGGTCCCCGAGCGCCTGCCCTGGCCTGCGCCAGCGCGTCATCCAGGCGGGCCTGGGCGGCGCCGCGCCAGATGTGGCAGATCGCCAGCGCCAGGGCGTCGGCGGCGTCGGCCGGCGTGGGCGCGACATCCAGCTTGAGGATCCGGGTGACCATCGCGGTGACCTGGGCCTTGTCCGCGACGCCCGAGCCGGTGATCGCGGCCTTCACCTCGGACGGGGTGTGCAGGTGCACGGCGATGCCGTGCCGGGCCGCGGCCACCATCGCCAGACCGGCCGCCTGCGCGGTGCCGGTCACCGTCCGGACGTTCTGTTGGGCGAACACTCGCTCCACCACCACCACATCGGGACGGTATGCGGCCACCGCGGCGGCCAGCGCGTCGGCCAGGCTCAGCAACCGCAGCGCCAACGGGTCCTCGGCCGGGGTCCGGTGGACCTCGACGTGCACCAGGCTCAGCGTCCGGCCGGCGCTGCCCTGCACCACCCCGATGCCACACCTGGTAAGGCCAGGGTCCACGCCCAGCACCCGCATGAGAAGGCCCCACCCCAGAATCGTCTCGTTCCACCACTCAATCGAACGGGCGTTCGACACCTTACCGGCGGGGCGGGGGCAGCCGCCTCAGACACGCGGCAGGGGCGCTGCGCCCAGGTGAGCTGCCTAGACTCCCCCAGCATGACCCTGCCGTTTCGCCGAACGCCCCGAGCCGGCATCCGGCCCAGCCCGATCTTTCTCGCGGTGCTGGCGCTGGCCGCGGCCGGGGGCTACCTGGCGTGGCAGGCCACCGATCCCGCCGGCCCCACCCGGACCGAACGCCTCGGGATCTTCGTGTTCGTCGTGGCCGGCTGGGTGGTCACCGTCTGCCTGCACGAGTTCGCGCACGCCTACCTGGCCTGGCGCTTCGGCGACCACGAGGTCCAGGAGCGCGGGTACCTGACCCTGAATCCCTTGAAGTACAGCCACCCGGTGCTGTCGATCCTGCTGCCGGTGGTGTTCATCGCCCTCGGTGGCATCGGCCTGCCCGGCGGCGCGGTCTACCTGCACCCGCACCGGTTCCGCAGCAGGGCCCAGCGGGCGCTGGTGTCGCTGTCCGGCCCGGCGATCAACGTGGCCTTCGCGGTCGGCCTGCTGGTGTTGCTGCAGCAGGGGGACCTGTTCCACGGGCACGGCGTCTTCTGGTTCGCGGTGGCCGCGCTGGCGCTGCTGCAGGTGATGGCCTCGGTGCTGAACCTGCTGCCGATTCCGGGACTGGACGGCTACGCCGCGATCGAGCCCTACCTGGACCCGAAGTTCCAGCACGCCGCCGAGCAGTTCAAGCCGTTCGGCATGCTGGCGCTGTTCGCGCTGATCATGATCCCGTCGATGAACCGGGTCTTCTTCGATGCCATCTACTGGCTGTTCGAGCTCTCGGGAATGCCCAGCTGGGGGGCCCAGTTCGGCATGCGATTGCTGAGGTTCTGGGAGAGCGCCTGAGCCAGGCCGGCGGGGGCCGTGATCGGGATAGCGTGATCGGGATAGGTAGTGTGGCCGGCGCGGGGCGAATCCTGGCAGCGACTGCGGAGCGTGGAACGCGGCGTGCTGAGGGTCGACACGTCATCGTCACATCCGCCGGCAAGCTGTCGCCGGACACGGTGTGAGCACGTCGGGGGGCACATGATGCAAGCACTCGCCCGGTTCGCCGTACGCCGGCGCTGGTTCGTGGTGGCGGGATGGATCCTGTTCATCGTCGCGACCCAGGCCCTGCTGGCCGGTCTCGGCGGCTCGGACTACCGCGACGACTTCAAGCTTCCCGGCACCGAGACCCAGACGGTCTCGCGACTGCTGTCCGAGGCCGGCCTGGACAGCCAGAACGGCGCCACCGGCGTCATGGTGCTGCACGCCCGGTCCGGCGCCGTCGCCGACTACGCCGAGCGGGTGCGGCCGGCGTTGCGCGAATTGTGCGACGGCGGCTTCGGCATAGCGTCAGCGGTCTCGCCCTACGGAATCGTCTCCTGCGGCCCGTCGGCCAGCCCGGGCGCGACCGACTCGGCCGTCGCGGCAGCCCAGCTCAGCAAGGACCGCAGCATCGGGCTGGTGGACCTGAACTGGGCCGAGCAGCAGCCCACGGTCGCTCAGATCAGCGGCGTGCGCGAGGCCCTGGAGCCGCTGGGCTCGGCCGACCTGCAGGTCGAGTTCACCGGCAACGCCTTTCAGGCGCTGGCGGCCGAGACCAGCGGCGTCCCGCCCGAGGTGATCGGCTTAGTGGCCGCCCTGATGATCCTGCTGCTGGTCTTTCGCACCATCGGAGCCACCCTGCTGCCGCTGGTCAGCGCGATCGCCGCGATGGGCAGCGGGCTGGCTCTGATCGGGCTGCTCTCGCATGTGATGTCGGTGGCGAGTTTCGCCAATCAGTTGGCCCTGCTGATGATCCTCGGCGTCGGCGTCGACTACGCGCTGTTCATCGTCACCCGGCACCGGCGCAACCTGATGCGTGGCATGAGCGTCGAGGACTCGATCGTGGTCGCGCTCAACACCTCGGGACGGGCGGTGCTGTTCGCCGGGACGACGGTGTGCATAGCCCTGATGGGCTTGTGGGCACTGGGCGTCAGCTTCCTGTACGGGGTGTCACTGGGCACCGCGATCGGCGTCGCGTTGACGATGGTCGCCTCGCTGACCCTGCTGCCCGCGCTGCTCAGCTTCCTCGGGCTCAAGGTGCTGCCTCGCGGCCAGCGCAGGGACGTCCGGGCCGGCGACTTCGACCTGAGCGAGCACCGGGACTTCTGGTACCGCTGGTCGCACCTGGTCGAGCGCCGCAAGCTGGGGCTGGGCGCGGTGGCCGTGGTGCTGCTGGCCATCCTGGCCATTCCGTTCTTCTCGATCCGGTTGGGCTCCTCAGACCAGGGAAACGACCCGAAGGGGTCGACCACCCGCGCCGGCTACGACCTGATCGCTCAGGGCTTCGGCCCCGGTTACAACTCCGGGCTGCAACTGGTGATCAGCGGCCCGCAGGCCGCCGACGCGGCCTTCCTGGGCAGGGTCAGCCAGACCCTGGCCGGCGTCGCCGACGTCGCGCCCGAGAGCGTGCGCGCCCTGCCGGTCGGCCGTGAGATCGCCCTGGTCACCTTCAAGTCCACCACCTCGCCGCAGGACGCCCGGACCACCGACCTGGTGAAGAAGCTGCGCGCCAGCGTGCTTCCGCCGCTGTACGCCGGCACCGACAACCGCGTCTACGTCTACGGGG
Encoded here:
- a CDS encoding preprotein translocase subunit YajC — protein: MTEIFPLLLLVLLFLAMMMFSRRNKRRLAAADNLRRERITAGTDVMTTSGLYGTVVSVNPDGTVLLSVAPGVEVRWQIAALREVSELPEQYREPIVGAEEQQRGSSDASATARPSLKKEPRRTPGADGASPS
- the ruvC gene encoding crossover junction endodeoxyribonuclease RuvC; the encoded protein is MDPGLTRCGIGVVQGSAGRTLSLVHVEVHRTPAEDPLALRLLSLADALAAAVAAYRPDVVVVERVFAQQNVRTVTGTAQAAGLAMVAAARHGIAVHLHTPSEVKAAITGSGVADKAQVTAMVTRILKLDVAPTPADAADALALAICHIWRGAAQARLDDALAQARAGARGPARVRRAGQTAVGQPAVGTPPIGVRR
- the ruvB gene encoding Holliday junction branch migration DNA helicase RuvB — protein: MTEDRDVVSPFPDVDETEVEASLRPRQLTEFVGQPKVREQLQVVLESALRRNRPPDHVLLSGPPGLGKTSLAMIIAAELGAPFRLTSGPAIERAGDLAALLTSLGEGEVLFIDEIHRIARPAEELLYMAMEDFRVDVMVGKGPGATAIPLELAPFTLVGATTRAGLLTGPLRDRFGFTGHMDFYEALELEQVLSRSARLLDVRLTPEGGAEIASRSRGTPRIANRLLRRVRDFAEVRADGLITAEVAHAALRVYDVDEMGLDRLDKAVLNALVRRFGGGPVGVSTLAVAVGEEIETVQEVAEPFLVRAGLLARTPRGRVATAQAWRHLGLRPPTAASATLFDDL
- a CDS encoding site-2 protease family protein; the encoded protein is MTLPFRRTPRAGIRPSPIFLAVLALAAAGGYLAWQATDPAGPTRTERLGIFVFVVAGWVVTVCLHEFAHAYLAWRFGDHEVQERGYLTLNPLKYSHPVLSILLPVVFIALGGIGLPGGAVYLHPHRFRSRAQRALVSLSGPAINVAFAVGLLVLLQQGDLFHGHGVFWFAVAALALLQVMASVLNLLPIPGLDGYAAIEPYLDPKFQHAAEQFKPFGMLALFALIMIPSMNRVFFDAIYWLFELSGMPSWGAQFGMRLLRFWESA
- a CDS encoding MMPL family transporter produces the protein MMQALARFAVRRRWFVVAGWILFIVATQALLAGLGGSDYRDDFKLPGTETQTVSRLLSEAGLDSQNGATGVMVLHARSGAVADYAERVRPALRELCDGGFGIASAVSPYGIVSCGPSASPGATDSAVAAAQLSKDRSIGLVDLNWAEQQPTVAQISGVREALEPLGSADLQVEFTGNAFQALAAETSGVPPEVIGLVAALMILLLVFRTIGATLLPLVSAIAAMGSGLALIGLLSHVMSVASFANQLALLMILGVGVDYALFIVTRHRRNLMRGMSVEDSIVVALNTSGRAVLFAGTTVCIALMGLWALGVSFLYGVSLGTAIGVALTMVASLTLLPALLSFLGLKVLPRGQRRDVRAGDFDLSEHRDFWYRWSHLVERRKLGLGAVAVVLLAILAIPFFSIRLGSSDQGNDPKGSTTRAGYDLIAQGFGPGYNSGLQLVISGPQAADAAFLGRVSQTLAGVADVAPESVRALPVGREIALVTFKSTTSPQDARTTDLVKKLRASVLPPLYAGTDNRVYVYGVTAIFVDFAKVLSAKMPIFFLAVIGLSFLLLMVAFRSLVIPMTAAVMNLLAAAASFGVIVAIFQWGWLSEALGIGGGGPIEAFVPVMFFAILFGLSMDYQVFLVSRMHEEWLHTRDNRRSITVGQGETGGIITAAAIIMIAVFGGFVLGDARVIKLFGIGLASAVFLDAFVVRTVLVPSLMHLLGDSNWHYPKWLDRITPQVSIEAADVAEQNPADPDGNRELAGV
- the ruvA gene encoding Holliday junction branch migration protein RuvA, whose translation is MIASVHGRVAALGPDGAVVEVGGVGLAVSCSPGTLARLRVGETARLATSLVVREDSLTLYGFADDDERGLFELLQTANGVGPKLAQTILGVHPPREVRRAIATSDFATLVKVPGIGRKGAEKIVIELRDRIGSINGSDGGAELAGVTAIAPWKDQVLHALAGLGFTGKEAAEAIEEVAAESADNPEVAVILRRAIQLLGRTR
- the secD gene encoding protein translocase subunit SecD codes for the protein MAPSAGTLRVGRYFAVLLGLFVVLYGVVFLPNQPRTPKLGLDLEGGAQVILKAQTTNGKPPTKASMDQARQIISNRVNGLGVSSAEVVTQGSDRIVVSVPGAGANDIKDVGGTALLQMRPLLMEPVPAAPATPPSGSGSATPSASASGSAAPSGSAKPSTTAKPSTTAKPAGSGSASTSPSPRGRIVPRAAATTSPAPSATASAPSATPSSQASPSGSAAPSPSGSGAAPADPTAPVDQWKQLGFTPPVTPQALAALPADKQAKLRAAIDAWPCNDTTKPLDVPAKPVITCDEANQTKYLLGPVIVAGTEVKTAAAQAPGTTQGQLSWTVSLDLKPKGQAAWAAYTAKHNVTVSPNDIGNQVADTLDTKVIVASTIQSTIAGTTEISGNFDETSATNLANSLKYGALPLNFVQQSATSISPTLGTDQMKAGLLAGGIGLFLVVIYSLLYYRALGLVTIVSLAVSGGLTYAMLVILGEQIGFTLTLAGIAGFIVAVGITADSFVVFFERIKDEVHEGRTARTAIPRAWDRSRRTILSADTVSFLAAATLYYFAAGEVKGFAFTLGLSTVIDLIVVFLFTHPLVSLFSRSSAFGSAKFTGLDQARSGGIATRNLPEPQLAMAGAGAAPVTLTKGGGRRAAEPARTATAMETEDRPPAVPATQAGPSRSQAPAGGVKPATGATGATTATGATAAERAAARRGLQRQADNQSGRDDS